The Mucilaginibacter yixingensis genome window below encodes:
- a CDS encoding RHS repeat domain-containing protein — MKFIKLTLLFLLINYTRSMAQTVPAPMPNVIPPSPEAQSFMRYGEIPVDVSTGVPDIQVPLYQITSGKLSLPVSITYHSSGIKVSDVASVVGLGWRLSAGGVLTKSVVGKPDNSANYGMFNYPYLTKGQIDALPQDGSQFMELKMVADGTMDGESDKYYYSAGSKLSGEFIYDHSLNIVQAEYTDNKIIGLYPLSYETGPSAYEVISADGTKYYYEACEYSQTDMDPHYISSWWLTRIVSADNADQISFEYQTLNTPTVVFTQSQSLTFDGLSSPVSYGGSQTNTSSLLLKKITFKNGYVTFDYLNGRKDLQDNRLSVVSIYSNASASPLKKYQFSQSYFYSGTGDNKYNYRLKLDQLAVYDVLANNVENYSFEYDQQYPMPPYTQPGQYNNTPFAYAQDYYGYSNGVNNNQHLITGFTAQAWVSPADRTSNFDFAKTCILTKINYPTGGSTSFEYASNEGASQYGQFPGAGLRVHRIISKTDANTIAKIKRYEYANNLLRADLDLDVAGQNSYDWEPMVFSPANCGLSVIANYTTYLTSPFLPFASFHGNQVVYQNVDEYDDDPVSNINLKKSYVYGASNDQIIGVTSPRYHNQYFVDCSWKKGQLLGVLYYKYDSSAGYILKRVQSNTYSDFRDNTVIAGTKVERVHPKIGGCNPDQYQNGTYSQLFTWFDIPIEVGTRKLTKVETTDFDDNNNPIGTTTTSSSFNSLNHLFPTAQTSTTSKGETRRTEFTYPTDYSGVAVYDQMTLRNLISPVIEKRTYKVNVNNVSTLLETTKTNYGFWDGTASGWTNSITDLIVPTSVEYQKANYSSEPRVIFNNYDSKGNMQCLSQSMGAPVCYLYGYGGSYPIAKISNVDYSTVQSVLGGQSAINNFRDNSTPTDAAVSSFLAPLRALPNAQITSYTYIPLVGMTSMTDAMGKTIYYEYDSFQRLTTVRDLNGKILKHMDYHYKQ; from the coding sequence ATGAAATTCATCAAACTTACCTTACTTTTTCTATTGATCAATTATACAAGATCAATGGCTCAAACTGTCCCTGCACCAATGCCCAACGTAATACCGCCTTCGCCGGAAGCACAGTCTTTTATGCGCTATGGGGAAATTCCGGTTGATGTAAGTACTGGTGTGCCGGATATACAGGTTCCATTATATCAAATTACCAGTGGCAAATTGAGTTTGCCGGTATCTATTACTTATCATTCATCCGGCATAAAAGTTAGCGACGTAGCAAGTGTGGTGGGTTTAGGTTGGAGATTATCAGCAGGTGGTGTACTCACAAAATCCGTAGTCGGAAAACCTGATAACAGCGCAAATTATGGCATGTTTAATTACCCTTATCTTACAAAAGGGCAAATCGATGCGCTTCCACAGGATGGGAGTCAATTTATGGAATTGAAAATGGTTGCCGACGGTACCATGGACGGGGAATCAGATAAATATTATTACTCTGCAGGCAGTAAATTATCTGGAGAGTTTATTTATGACCACTCGCTTAACATCGTCCAAGCGGAATATACGGATAATAAGATAATCGGATTATATCCTTTGTCATATGAAACAGGGCCATCTGCTTATGAAGTAATAAGTGCCGACGGTACCAAATATTATTATGAGGCATGTGAATATTCTCAGACCGATATGGATCCTCACTACATTTCCTCCTGGTGGCTAACAAGAATAGTTTCGGCTGATAACGCAGATCAGATTTCGTTCGAGTATCAAACATTGAATACGCCGACTGTCGTTTTCACTCAATCACAATCTTTGACGTTTGATGGACTTTCTTCTCCGGTTTCGTATGGCGGCTCCCAAACCAATACTTCTTCATTACTTTTAAAGAAAATCACATTCAAGAACGGTTACGTAACATTCGATTATTTAAATGGTCGTAAAGATTTACAGGATAACCGACTTTCTGTTGTTAGTATTTATTCTAACGCCTCGGCGTCTCCTCTGAAAAAATACCAGTTTTCACAGTCTTATTTCTATTCAGGCACTGGCGATAATAAATATAATTACCGGCTTAAGTTAGATCAGCTCGCAGTTTATGACGTTTTAGCAAACAATGTTGAGAATTATTCTTTCGAATATGATCAGCAGTATCCGATGCCTCCGTACACACAACCGGGGCAATATAATAATACTCCATTTGCTTACGCTCAGGATTATTACGGCTATTCTAATGGAGTAAACAATAATCAGCACTTGATCACAGGTTTTACCGCGCAGGCCTGGGTCAGTCCCGCGGATAGAACTTCAAATTTTGATTTTGCAAAAACATGTATACTAACTAAAATCAATTATCCAACGGGAGGCTCGACTTCGTTTGAGTATGCCTCCAACGAAGGAGCCTCACAATACGGCCAATTTCCCGGGGCGGGATTGCGAGTGCATCGAATCATATCGAAGACAGATGCAAATACCATAGCTAAAATAAAAAGGTATGAATACGCAAATAACTTATTAAGGGCTGATTTGGACTTAGACGTTGCGGGACAGAATAGTTACGATTGGGAACCGATGGTATTTAGTCCCGCTAACTGCGGTCTTTCGGTAATCGCAAACTACACTACATATTTAACAAGTCCTTTTTTGCCATTTGCCAGTTTTCATGGTAATCAGGTGGTATACCAGAATGTCGACGAATACGATGACGATCCGGTATCAAATATAAATTTGAAAAAGAGCTACGTGTACGGGGCCAGTAATGATCAAATTATTGGCGTAACCTCTCCAAGATACCACAATCAATATTTCGTGGATTGTTCTTGGAAAAAAGGGCAGTTGCTCGGGGTGCTCTATTATAAATATGATTCCTCCGCAGGGTACATATTAAAACGGGTACAATCAAACACTTATAGCGACTTTAGAGATAATACGGTTATCGCCGGAACTAAAGTTGAACGGGTGCATCCTAAAATTGGCGGTTGCAATCCTGACCAATATCAAAACGGGACTTACTCACAACTTTTCACATGGTTTGATATACCTATAGAAGTTGGCACCCGAAAACTAACCAAAGTTGAGACAACCGATTTTGATGATAACAACAACCCTATTGGAACGACAACAACGTCGTCATCATTTAATTCACTGAATCATTTGTTTCCCACTGCGCAGACAAGTACGACCAGTAAAGGCGAAACGCGAAGGACAGAATTTACTTATCCCACTGACTACTCGGGAGTAGCAGTCTATGATCAGATGACACTTCGCAATTTAATCAGTCCCGTGATAGAAAAAAGAACTTATAAGGTAAATGTTAACAATGTAAGCACTCTGTTGGAAACAACTAAAACCAATTATGGTTTTTGGGACGGGACGGCGTCCGGATGGACGAACAGTATAACCGACCTTATTGTTCCGACCTCTGTTGAATATCAAAAAGCCAATTATAGTTCTGAGCCCCGTGTAATATTCAATAATTATGATAGTAAAGGCAACATGCAATGTTTGTCGCAGAGTATGGGGGCACCGGTTTGTTATTTATATGGTTATGGCGGTTCATACCCTATTGCCAAAATAAGTAATGTGGATTATAGCACTGTGCAATCTGTATTAGGAGGACAGTCGGCGATAAATAACTTCAGAGACAATTCCACCCCGACAGACGCAGCAGTTAGCTCTTTCCTTGCTCCGCTACGTGCATTGCCGAATGCCCAGATTACCTCTTATACTTATATCCCATTAGTCGGTATGACAAGCATGACCGATGCGATGGGAAAAACTATTTATTACGAGTACGATAGTTTCCAGCGCCTTACCACTGTAAGGGATTTGAATGGAAAGATATTAAAACACATGGATTATCACTACAAACAATAA
- a CDS encoding T6SS effector amidase Tae4 family protein — protein MKKNITFLGTLLFCILSFRAQAQDGQHQYSAIDAGTYSCSGNFSDVNNTDYAAESYGMAYNVVWHRFTITQTSNVNISLCNSGWDTYLYLVDQYGSGIASDDDGGCGGGTSAIAINSLQAGTYYIATGGYGSNTGDVDLELNVTGTGSASPGSGMNNAISAGSFSSSGGTYTDTRSNGSGCLGSFIGQPSNDLWYVFTVSSSATVTIGTCGSGIDTYLHLLNASGSELASDDDSGCGNFTSAITYSLSPGTYYVVSEGYGNNQGSITTTINIGAGTTVGGTGCTLLTAVPSSDRNYITTYVPRSEMSNVSDLATSTTCDVMETIQYFDGLGRPMQTVQVKASPGNNDIVQPIVYDQYGRINTQYLPYANNPNVASDGSYKTDALTQQANFYGSTTAWAQGIVKTQYPTSNINYEASPLDRIVENGAAGQSWQLSNSGVYNSGHTIRIAYGANNNEVIKWEVNSSGNGAIGSTTYAPNTLSKRTLTDENGNNTIEFKDTEGLLVCKMAQLGSSYLSTYYVYDDYNNLTYVIPPIPANTTYPTAFLETDAVFINFIYGYHYDGRNRQVEKKIPGKGWEFMIYNPLDQVSFRQDANQRNKPNQEWTFIRYDAQGRVVITGIWYSGDGADGNIASPSHSREQWLQSWSTSHAPLWSTPDNTTSTGYNNDDPPGQILTINYYDDYTFPGNPYGSWNPSMTRPVGLLTASKTTVLESNGTYGPMLWTVNYYDAKGRLQQTFKQHYLGGAASYTTNNYDAIQTTYNFDNSVAATYRYHYVNGSQNLRMDNAYFYDHAGRKFQTWTAMNNGTSILENQEDYNEIGQLMTKHLHSEDNAASFLQNISYSYNERGWINHIGSVYFDEVLRYDLPVAGAVARYNGNIAEQQYTAQYSGTQTVTYGYDELNRLNWGNSTAGFSESGITYDYLGNIMGLTRSNYGTLGYSYTNGSQLDHVNGFINGSYVYDSNGNKVTDGPKGNTIYYNMLDLPRSITGSNTISYTYSATGEKLSSVNSGVRTDYISGIQYNSSGVIDFVQTEDGRAIASGSGFNFEYTLTDHLGNNRVTFDRTHGKVGEDDYYPFGLNVHRQANAGNKYLYNKKELQDGLNEYDYGARFYDPVIARWTGVDPLAEKYRRWSAYNYCVNNPIRFTDPDGMGVQEEYDKLKNAVDAAHAREQREADYANFFGSIYIPTSLTSQENANLHGDDTESTNESSGGSEQASNTDDSNTDSSVDAANQGRPLFSDLVKNYPTTSNVADVYALVGGDLLRSYNQDPVSYGNTCAMRLSYALNKSGATIPYIRGKTFKGSNNLNYFIRVKDMASYMDATYGQPNINGMRPGDFSGKTGIIQFNVSGWSDATGHFTLWNGSSPLYGNYFNIGQQEPGVTLTGVHLWVFR, from the coding sequence ATGAAAAAAAACATTACCTTTTTGGGTACTCTGCTTTTTTGCATCCTTTCATTTCGCGCACAAGCCCAGGATGGACAACATCAATACAGCGCTATTGACGCAGGTACCTATAGTTGCTCCGGAAACTTTTCGGATGTCAACAATACGGATTATGCTGCGGAAAGTTATGGAATGGCTTACAATGTGGTATGGCATAGGTTTACGATAACACAAACGTCTAACGTTAATATATCTCTTTGCAACTCGGGCTGGGATACTTATTTATATCTGGTGGATCAGTATGGCAGTGGCATCGCTTCGGATGACGATGGGGGCTGTGGTGGCGGTACGTCGGCTATTGCAATTAACAGTCTGCAAGCGGGAACGTATTATATAGCTACAGGTGGTTACGGGTCAAATACTGGAGATGTTGACCTGGAATTGAATGTAACCGGTACAGGCAGTGCATCTCCTGGATCGGGAATGAACAATGCCATTTCTGCAGGAAGTTTCAGTTCATCAGGCGGGACATATACAGATACGCGGAGTAATGGAAGTGGGTGTTTAGGTAGTTTTATCGGCCAGCCGAGCAATGACCTCTGGTATGTGTTTACGGTATCTTCGTCGGCTACAGTTACCATCGGTACCTGTGGTAGTGGCATAGACACCTATCTTCATTTGCTAAACGCTAGCGGCAGCGAACTTGCATCAGACGATGATTCAGGTTGCGGTAATTTTACCTCGGCAATAACGTACAGTTTATCACCCGGTACTTATTATGTGGTTAGTGAAGGCTATGGCAATAACCAAGGCTCGATTACCACTACAATCAATATAGGAGCCGGTACCACGGTAGGCGGTACAGGTTGCACGTTACTAACAGCTGTTCCGAGTAGTGATCGGAACTATATTACTACTTATGTGCCGAGAAGCGAGATGAGTAACGTATCCGATCTTGCCACATCAACCACGTGTGATGTGATGGAAACTATCCAATACTTTGATGGTCTAGGCAGGCCAATGCAGACGGTGCAGGTTAAAGCTAGTCCTGGCAATAACGACATTGTACAGCCCATTGTTTATGATCAATACGGACGAATTAATACCCAATATTTACCTTATGCTAACAATCCGAACGTTGCTAGTGATGGTAGCTACAAAACGGATGCACTAACTCAACAGGCGAATTTTTACGGCTCTACTACTGCGTGGGCTCAGGGTATAGTAAAGACCCAATATCCCACCTCAAATATCAATTATGAGGCGTCGCCTTTAGATAGGATTGTCGAGAACGGAGCCGCCGGGCAATCCTGGCAGTTGTCAAACAGTGGTGTTTACAATAGTGGTCATACAATTCGTATTGCTTATGGAGCCAACAACAACGAAGTAATTAAGTGGGAAGTGAATAGCAGCGGCAACGGAGCTATCGGTTCGACCACGTACGCTCCGAATACACTTAGCAAAAGAACATTGACCGATGAAAATGGGAACAATACCATTGAATTTAAAGATACAGAAGGTCTCCTTGTTTGTAAAATGGCTCAATTGGGAAGCTCTTATTTGAGTACCTACTATGTATATGACGACTACAATAACCTGACTTATGTTATACCACCTATTCCCGCAAATACAACATACCCTACTGCATTCCTTGAAACGGATGCTGTATTTATAAATTTTATTTATGGTTATCACTATGATGGGAGAAATAGGCAAGTGGAAAAGAAAATCCCAGGTAAAGGCTGGGAATTTATGATCTATAACCCCCTTGATCAGGTGAGCTTCAGACAGGACGCCAACCAGCGGAATAAGCCGAACCAGGAATGGACCTTTATACGGTATGACGCACAGGGCAGAGTGGTGATCACCGGCATCTGGTATTCGGGTGATGGAGCCGACGGCAATATAGCCAGTCCAAGTCATAGTCGGGAACAGTGGCTACAGAGTTGGTCGACATCCCATGCCCCGCTATGGTCGACGCCGGATAACACCACGAGCACTGGCTATAATAACGATGATCCGCCAGGGCAGATCCTGACGATCAACTATTACGATGACTACACTTTTCCCGGAAACCCTTATGGCTCCTGGAACCCGTCGATGACCCGGCCTGTCGGGTTGCTTACTGCCAGTAAAACGACCGTGTTGGAATCCAACGGTACTTATGGGCCGATGCTCTGGACGGTCAACTACTATGATGCAAAAGGCCGGTTGCAGCAAACCTTTAAACAACACTACCTGGGTGGCGCGGCATCGTACACGACGAATAACTATGATGCCATTCAAACCACTTATAATTTCGATAATAGTGTAGCGGCAACCTATCGTTACCATTATGTGAACGGTTCACAGAACCTACGGATGGACAATGCCTACTTCTATGATCATGCCGGCCGTAAGTTCCAGACGTGGACAGCGATGAATAATGGGACGAGCATCCTCGAGAACCAGGAAGACTATAATGAGATCGGGCAATTGATGACCAAACACCTGCATAGTGAAGACAACGCGGCCAGCTTCCTACAAAACATTAGTTATAGCTATAACGAGCGCGGCTGGATCAATCATATCGGCTCTGTTTATTTCGATGAGGTACTGCGTTATGATCTGCCGGTCGCCGGGGCAGTGGCGCGATATAATGGGAATATCGCAGAACAGCAGTATACGGCTCAATATAGCGGCACCCAGACAGTGACCTACGGCTATGATGAGCTCAACAGGCTGAACTGGGGCAACTCAACAGCTGGCTTCTCGGAAAGTGGTATTACCTATGACTATTTGGGGAATATCATGGGGCTTACTCGGAGCAACTATGGGACATTGGGCTATAGTTACACGAACGGCAGCCAACTGGATCATGTGAACGGTTTTATCAACGGCAGTTACGTTTATGATTCGAATGGTAACAAGGTCACGGATGGGCCTAAAGGCAATACGATTTACTACAATATGCTGGACCTGCCACGAAGTATTACCGGAAGCAATACCATCAGCTATACTTATTCTGCCACCGGCGAAAAACTAAGTTCAGTCAATTCCGGGGTGAGAACTGACTATATCTCAGGTATTCAGTACAACAGCAGTGGGGTAATCGATTTTGTGCAAACTGAGGATGGTAGAGCGATTGCCAGTGGCAGTGGATTCAACTTTGAGTATACCCTGACCGATCACTTGGGAAACAACCGGGTGACCTTTGATAGGACCCACGGCAAAGTGGGAGAGGATGATTATTATCCGTTTGGCCTGAATGTCCATCGACAAGCAAATGCCGGAAATAAGTATCTTTATAATAAGAAGGAATTGCAGGATGGATTAAATGAGTATGATTACGGCGCGAGGTTCTATGATCCTGTTATTGCAAGGTGGACGGGTGTCGATCCGTTAGCGGAGAAATATCGGAGATGGTCGGCGTATAACTATTGCGTTAATAATCCGATAAGATTTACAGACCCTGACGGGATGGGAGTTCAAGAGGAATACGATAAGTTGAAGAATGCAGTGGATGCCGCACATGCCAGAGAACAGCGTGAGGCAGACTACGCTAACTTTTTTGGAAGTATTTACATACCGACGAGTTTGACAAGCCAGGAAAACGCTAACTTGCATGGAGATGATACTGAAAGCACAAATGAAAGCAGCGGCGGATCAGAACAAGCCAGCAATACCGATGACAGCAATACCGATAGCTCCGTTGACGCTGCCAATCAGGGGAGGCCGCTATTTAGTGATCTAGTAAAAAACTATCCGACTACGAGCAATGTCGCAGATGTTTACGCTCTTGTTGGTGGAGATTTGCTGAGAAGTTACAACCAAGACCCGGTAAGTTACGGTAATACTTGTGCTATGAGATTATCTTATGCCTTGAATAAATCTGGTGCCACTATCCCATACATACGTGGAAAAACATTTAAAGGTTCAAACAATCTAAACTACTTTATTAGAGTAAAGGACATGGCGAGCTATATGGATGCTACCTACGGACAGCCTAATATTAATGGGATGCGTCCAGGTGATTTTTCAGGTAAAACAGGGATAATACAGTTTAATGTTTCTGGTTGGAGCGATGCTACGGGGCATTTTACTCTTTGGAATGGAAGTAGCCCTCTATATGGAAACTATTTTAATATAGGTCAACAAGAACCGGGAGTTACCCTAACTGGTGTACACTTATGGGTATTCCGGTAA
- a CDS encoding site-specific integrase gives MPKVHIRKKKISKDRQSIYLDFSPPLTNSQTGKPQRYEFLGLFVYDKPANAWQRKHNTETNSLVENIRATRQLDIQNRKFGFIADRTREQSFISYYNDYIRSKGSLPNDNLSMSLRYFTEFAGKDVNFFDVDQFLISDYRSYLLGRPGLGRRGRAISYNTASNYFAKLRTVLRRAHKQKLLTEDICNTVDPINPKETHREILELEELQALANTPAKPDVVKKAAIFAGLTGLRFSDVHGLTWEEVRGVPGKYKLQFVQEKTEGAEILPISDQAMELLGERGEPHQKVFKELTYSSMRYCFEKWIKDAGISKNITFHSFRHTFATLQLELGTEIYTVSKMLGHRSLKTTQIYAKVKDKMKIEAAGRIKLKL, from the coding sequence ATGCCTAAAGTACATATCAGAAAGAAAAAGATCAGTAAAGATCGTCAGTCGATTTACCTGGACTTCTCTCCTCCTTTAACAAATTCTCAAACAGGTAAACCTCAGCGATACGAGTTCCTTGGCTTGTTTGTTTATGATAAGCCTGCGAACGCTTGGCAACGTAAACATAATACAGAAACCAACTCCTTAGTGGAAAATATACGGGCCACTCGACAATTAGATATTCAAAACCGCAAATTTGGTTTTATTGCGGATAGGACAAGGGAACAGAGCTTCATCAGCTATTATAACGATTATATTAGGTCAAAAGGAAGCCTTCCGAATGACAATTTAAGCATGTCATTACGTTATTTCACCGAATTCGCCGGCAAGGATGTCAACTTCTTTGACGTTGATCAATTCCTGATCAGCGATTACAGAAGCTATCTGCTCGGACGGCCGGGGCTCGGCCGACGGGGCAGAGCGATCAGCTACAATACCGCATCAAACTATTTCGCAAAGTTGAGGACCGTTTTGAGGCGTGCGCACAAACAAAAACTATTAACGGAGGATATTTGCAATACAGTGGACCCAATCAACCCGAAAGAAACACATAGAGAAATACTAGAGCTGGAAGAGCTGCAAGCATTAGCCAACACCCCCGCAAAGCCGGATGTGGTCAAAAAGGCCGCGATTTTCGCAGGGCTTACCGGACTGCGTTTCTCTGATGTACATGGCCTGACATGGGAGGAAGTGCGCGGCGTTCCCGGAAAATATAAACTACAATTCGTACAGGAAAAAACAGAAGGCGCAGAGATATTACCTATATCAGATCAGGCAATGGAATTGCTTGGAGAAAGAGGAGAACCTCATCAAAAAGTTTTTAAGGAGCTTACCTATTCCAGTATGCGATACTGTTTCGAGAAATGGATAAAAGACGCGGGCATCTCAAAGAACATCACCTTTCACAGTTTTAGACACACCTTCGCTACACTTCAACTGGAATTAGGTACTGAAATCTATACCGTTTCAAAAATGCTGGGGCATCGAAGCTTAAAGACCACACAGATCTATGCTAAAGTAAAAGACAAGATGAAAATTGAAGCCGCCGGACGGATTAAACTCAAACTTTAA
- a CDS encoding helix-turn-helix domain-containing protein yields MSSNFTVNKICEHCGKVFIAKTTVTRFCSSKCNSRNYKQRMRNEKIGLAQESVKQAISHQLQELTSLEFLSVKAAAKLLGTSNKIVYTMIRSGRLKATNLSVRKTVINRADIDNLFALPDMPDERKPNSSNLSDCCHMGEAQQLYNISEKALCDIIKRYQIPKYQVGWYTYVLKIHLDNIFNPGGHHA; encoded by the coding sequence ATGAGTTCTAATTTCACAGTTAATAAAATATGTGAGCATTGCGGAAAAGTTTTCATTGCAAAAACCACTGTTACGCGCTTTTGTAGCTCCAAATGCAATAGCAGAAATTACAAGCAACGGATGCGCAATGAAAAAATAGGTCTTGCTCAGGAGTCCGTTAAACAGGCAATTAGTCATCAATTACAGGAGCTGACTTCGCTTGAGTTCTTAAGTGTGAAGGCAGCAGCCAAATTATTAGGCACATCGAACAAGATCGTATACACGATGATCCGGTCGGGCCGTTTAAAAGCGACCAATCTTTCTGTCAGGAAAACGGTGATTAACCGTGCTGATATAGACAATTTGTTTGCATTACCCGACATGCCGGATGAACGGAAACCTAACAGTTCAAATTTGTCTGATTGCTGTCATATGGGGGAAGCACAGCAACTATATAATATCTCTGAAAAAGCATTGTGCGACATCATAAAACGCTATCAAATTCCTAAATATCAAGTAGGTTGGTATACCTATGTGCTCAAAATCCATTTAGATAACATATTTAATCCGGGAGGTCATCATGCCTAA